The bacterium genomic sequence CGGCCTTCAAAGGATACAAAATCGGCAAGAACGTCTCGCCTTTTCCGGCCAGCAGTTGCATCTCAGTGGAGGGCGAAGTCGTGCACGGCATTCCCAGCAAGCACCGCAAGCTGCGCAACGGCGAGATTGTCAGCATCGACGTCGGCATCGAGTACGAAGGTTTCTTCGGAGACGCGGCCAAGACCTATGCCATCGGGCAGGTGGAAGAAAGGCGCGCACGGCTGATGCGCATCACTCAGGAGGCGCTCCACCGCGGGATTGCCCGGGCGATCGTGGGCAGCCGGCTCTCCGATATTTCGCACGCGATTCAGGTGCACGTCGAGAGCGCCGGGTTTTCGGTGGTGCGCGATCTCGTCGGCCATGGCGTTGGCCGCAAGCTGCATGAGGACCCGCAGATTCCCAATTACGGCAGCCCAAATCGCGGGCCGCGGCTGAAGGAGGGCATGGTCTTCGCGATCGAGCCGATGGTCAATGCCGGCGCGGCCGACGTCAAGACCACTGCCGACGGCTGGACCGTGATCACCAAGGACGGACAGCCCTCTGCGCATTTCGAGCACACGGTGGTGGTGCGTGACGGCGAGGCGGAAATTCTAACCAAGGGGTTGTAGTTTTATGCCCAAAGAAGAAGGGATCAAGGTCGACGGCACCATCATTGAGACATTGCCCAATGCCTCCTTCCGCGTGGAGCTGGAGAACGGCCACAAAGTGCTGGCGCACATCTCCGGCAAGATGCGGATGCATTTTATCAAGATTCTGCCCGGCGACAAAGTGACAGTTGAGCTTTCGCCGTATGATCTTTCGCGCGGGCGGATTACGTATCGCTATAAATAAGGCGCGCGGCGCACAGCCCGGCAGGCCAGCACAAGGGAGATACGACGATGAAGGTTCGTTCCTCGATAAAGAAAATTTGTGAGAAGTGCAAAATCATTCGGCGCAAGGGCAAGATCCTGGTGATCTGCCCCGCCAATCCCAAACACAAGCAGCGCCAGGGATGAGGCCACTCGGGCAATGCGGCTCGTGGCAGCGTGCCGGCATTTGCCTGAGGCGTCGAACCGGCTTGCATAAATCTGTTTGAATGGAGGCACACGGTGGCTCGAATTGCGGGCGTTGATTTACCTCGTGACAAGCGAGTCGATATCGCATTGACTTACATCTTCGGCATCGGGCGCAGCAACGCGCGCGCGATCATTGCCGAGGCGGGCGTGGATCCCGCGCTTCGCGTGAAGGACTTGTCGACCGACGACGTTGCCAAGATCCGCTCCGCGATTGGCGCCAACTACAAGGTGGAAGGCGCGCTGCGCGCGGAAATCTCGATGAACATCAAGCGGTTGATGGATATCGGCTGTTATCGCGGCTTGCGCCATCGTCGCGGGCTGCCGGTGCGCGGCCAGCGCACCCACACCAACGCGCGCACGCGCCGCGGTCGCCGCCGGATGGTGGGCGGCAAGTCGGCGTCGGCGGCCAAGTCGTCCGCCAAGAAGTGATTGGATTCGATCTCTTCCCTCGGGATTTTATGACCATCTTTTGAAGGAGATTTCAGGTTGGCTAATCCAAAGAAAAAGCGCACCAAGAAGAAAGAAAAAGTCGATGCCAACGGCTTGGCGCACATTCAGGCGACCTTCAACAACACCATCGTGTCGTTGACGGACATTTACGGCAACATCATCTCGTGGGCTTCGGCCGGCAAGGTCGGGTTCAAAGGGTCGCGCAAGAGCACGCCGTTCGCGGCGCAGGTGGCTGCGGAAAATGCCGCCCGCGCGGCGATGGACCTGGGGCTGCGCCGGGTGGAAGTGCTGGTGAAGGGCCCCGGCTCGGGCCGGGAGGCGGCGGTGCGGTCGCTGCAAGCCGCGGGGCTGGAAATCTCCGCGATCAAAGACGTGACCCCGATTCCGCACAATGGTTGTCGTCCCCCGAAGCGTCGTCGCGTTTAATCGTCCGTTGGAGGAATAGAAAGTCTATGGCAAGATATATCGGTCCCGTTTGCAAGCTCTGCCGGCGGGAAGAGAAGAAGCTCTTCCTTAAAGGCGCCAAATGCACTTCGCCGAAGTGCCCGATCGAGAAACGCAACTTCCCGCCCGGGCAGCACGGCAAGAACCGGCGCTTCAAGGTCTCGGAATACGGCCTGCAGTTGCGCGAGAAGCAGAAGATGCGCCGCATCTATGGCCTGCTGGAGCGGCAATTCCACAACACTTACAAGAAGGCGCTGCGCGTGAAGGGCGTCACCGGCGAGAACTTGCTGCGCTTGCTTGAACGCCGGCTCGACAACATCGTTTACCGTCTGGGGTTCGCGCCTTCGCGCAATGCCGCCCGGCAGTTGGTGCGGCACCGCCATTTCATGGTGAATGACCGCCTGGTCGACGTCCCCTCCTATCTGGTGAAGAGCGGCGATGTCATCAAAGTGCGCGAGAAAAGCCGGAAGCTGGAAATCATCCACGCTTCCATGCGCAAAATGCGGGAAGGCAAAGCCCTGCCGTGGTTGGACCTGAACAAGGCCAACCTCACCGGCACCGTGCTCGAGATTCCGGCGCGCGCGGATATTCCGACGGAAGTGAACGAAGGCCTCATCGTTGAATTGTACTCGAAGTAAGGTGAACTTTCATCTGCGGGTGACGGCCCGGAGGGCCGCCAGAGTGAAGCCGGCCGCCCCCCCGCAAGCGGCAGCCCTGCTGCCGACGCGATCACGACAAGGCCGGACAGTCGAGAGTTCACATAAAAGCGGAGATCTCCAAACATGAATTGGCCGTATCTACAAATGCCTGAAGGCGTCGTGCTTGAGGAATCAAGCTATTCCAGCACGTTCGGCAGATTTATCGTGCAGCCCCTGGAACGCGGGTTTGGAACGACGATCGGCAATGCCTTGCGCCGGGTTCTGCTTTCCTCCCTGCCGGGCGCTGCGATCACCATGGTCAAGATCGACGGCGTGTTGCATGAATTTTCCTCGATCCCCGGTGTGGTGGAAGATGTCACCCAGATCATCCTCAACCTGAAGGAAGTCCGCTTCAAGCTCATCAAC encodes the following:
- the infA gene encoding translation initiation factor IF-1 translates to MPKEEGIKVDGTIIETLPNASFRVELENGHKVLAHISGKMRMHFIKILPGDKVTVELSPYDLSRGRITYRYK
- the rpsD gene encoding 30S ribosomal protein S4, which gives rise to MARYIGPVCKLCRREEKKLFLKGAKCTSPKCPIEKRNFPPGQHGKNRRFKVSEYGLQLREKQKMRRIYGLLERQFHNTYKKALRVKGVTGENLLRLLERRLDNIVYRLGFAPSRNAARQLVRHRHFMVNDRLVDVPSYLVKSGDVIKVREKSRKLEIIHASMRKMREGKALPWLDLNKANLTGTVLEIPARADIPTEVNEGLIVELYSK
- the rpmJ gene encoding 50S ribosomal protein L36; this translates as MKVRSSIKKICEKCKIIRRKGKILVICPANPKHKQRQG
- the map gene encoding type I methionyl aminopeptidase; this translates as MIHIKSEREIARIRESCRLTVETFQKVEQVICAGMTTFELDHIIEAHIREHGGRPAFKGYKIGKNVSPFPASSCISVEGEVVHGIPSKHRKLRNGEIVSIDVGIEYEGFFGDAAKTYAIGQVEERRARLMRITQEALHRGIARAIVGSRLSDISHAIQVHVESAGFSVVRDLVGHGVGRKLHEDPQIPNYGSPNRGPRLKEGMVFAIEPMVNAGAADVKTTADGWTVITKDGQPSAHFEHTVVVRDGEAEILTKGL
- the rpsK gene encoding 30S ribosomal protein S11 encodes the protein MANPKKKRTKKKEKVDANGLAHIQATFNNTIVSLTDIYGNIISWASAGKVGFKGSRKSTPFAAQVAAENAARAAMDLGLRRVEVLVKGPGSGREAAVRSLQAAGLEISAIKDVTPIPHNGCRPPKRRRV
- the rpsM gene encoding 30S ribosomal protein S13 yields the protein MARIAGVDLPRDKRVDIALTYIFGIGRSNARAIIAEAGVDPALRVKDLSTDDVAKIRSAIGANYKVEGALRAEISMNIKRLMDIGCYRGLRHRRGLPVRGQRTHTNARTRRGRRRMVGGKSASAAKSSAKK